A part of Prolixibacteraceae bacterium genomic DNA contains:
- a CDS encoding multidrug efflux SMR transporter, which produces MSWLYLILAGVFEIGWPLGLKLSQSSDNKYLWILFAVASMGLSGYFLFNAQKVIPIGTAYAVWTGIGAVGTFIVGIVLFGDASSIARVLAVMLIVIGLIGLKLAH; this is translated from the coding sequence ATGAGTTGGTTGTATTTAATTTTAGCTGGAGTTTTTGAAATAGGATGGCCTTTGGGGCTTAAACTTTCACAGTCTTCAGATAATAAATATCTATGGATATTGTTTGCTGTTGCATCCATGGGGTTGAGTGGGTATTTTTTATTTAATGCCCAAAAGGTGATACCTATTGGAACGGCTTATGCTGTTTGGACTGGTATTGGAGCTGTGGGAACATTTATTGTTGGAATCGTTTTATTTGGTGACGCTTCAAGCATCGCTAGGGTACTTGCTGTAATGTTAATTGTAATCGGTTTAATCGGATTAAAGTTAGCACATTAA
- a CDS encoding cation transporter: protein MSEKKIIWISIVSAIAFSLVGIIWGTISGSAMIIFDGVYSFVSVILSLLSLIVANSLNKEGTSEHFPVGKAHLEPFLIVFKSLVLITTCIYSISNGIVDIMSGGHLVNPTQTITYSVISTIGCWSTLHYIRKKNKAIQSNIVQIEGDQWYGDTLLSIGVLVGFGISELLGLLGFNQVLYYVDSTLVILASSFFILIPVKSLWIHGKEMMLLAPHKKYVTPFVKVANQLCEELNADDYDISVVKQGQELYVECTFSFLRDQTFSLSEIDDIKHRIQTPFQKKYNVVVVLDLIISTPKLNQ, encoded by the coding sequence ATGAGCGAAAAGAAAATTATCTGGATATCCATAGTAAGTGCTATTGCTTTTTCTCTTGTTGGGATTATTTGGGGTACAATTTCTGGGTCTGCAATGATAATATTTGATGGGGTTTATTCTTTTGTAAGTGTTATACTTAGCCTACTATCACTGATTGTTGCAAATTCATTAAACAAAGAAGGCACCTCAGAACACTTTCCTGTCGGAAAGGCACACTTAGAGCCTTTTCTTATTGTATTTAAATCGCTTGTATTGATAACAACATGTATCTACTCGATATCTAACGGCATAGTGGATATTATGAGTGGAGGTCATTTAGTAAACCCTACCCAAACCATAACGTATTCGGTTATTTCAACGATTGGTTGCTGGTCTACCTTACATTATATTAGGAAAAAGAACAAAGCTATACAATCTAATATTGTACAGATTGAGGGAGATCAATGGTATGGAGACACACTATTAAGCATTGGCGTATTAGTTGGGTTTGGGATTTCAGAGTTATTAGGACTACTAGGTTTTAATCAAGTGCTATACTACGTCGATTCGACTCTTGTAATATTAGCTTCATCTTTCTTTATTTTAATTCCAGTAAAATCTTTATGGATCCATGGTAAAGAGATGATGCTCCTAGCCCCTCACAAAAAATATGTAACCCCTTTTGTGAAAGTTGCCAATCAATTATGCGAAGAACTCAATGCAGATGACTACGATATAAGTGTGGTAAAACAAGGACAAGAATTATATGTAGAATGTACATTCTCTTTTCTTCGTGATCAAACTTTTTCATTATCAGAGATTGATGATATCAAGCATAGAATACAAACTCCTTTCCAAAAAAAATATAATGTTGTAGTAGTGTTAGATTTGATAATTTCCACTCCGAAATTAAACCAATAA
- a CDS encoding basic amino acid/polyamine antiporter has product MDSKKVGLAGLVAIVFTSMVGSGVYNIPQNMAAEASAGASLIAWIITGVGMLFLALTFKLLSDKRPDITSGIYGYAREDLGDYVGFNAAWGYWVSGAVGNVAFAILLNDALGFFYPVLKEHGWETIVLCLGMIWFFSFIVMFGVEFATKLSSYSTIIIMIALSVILGCLIYAFDWNTFVDSFFGEKYNLPSVGKQIKSTMMVTLWCFIGIEGAVVISDRAQKKSDVGRATMIGLVGALFIYSAICLLSFGIMTQPELSKAVSPSAGSVLKVAVGNWGNEFVNIAVILSLLVSWLAWTVLVAEVPYAASKDGLLPKFFDRENRRKAPVSSLVITAILMTIVMGLVFTASDVYLAAVNIASVMIIPPYVLSSLYLWDGTEKHKLTYKDHKRRIKGLIIGIGGTFYGVWLLYSAGISYLLMSAIFYFIGIPFYYRAKREHLKSGVHIFNNKERVLAILIIIATIVAVSMMLDGKLTT; this is encoded by the coding sequence ATGGATTCAAAGAAGGTAGGATTAGCTGGTTTGGTCGCCATTGTTTTTACTTCAATGGTGGGTAGTGGAGTATATAATATTCCCCAGAATATGGCTGCTGAGGCTAGTGCTGGTGCATCTCTTATAGCATGGATAATAACAGGAGTCGGAATGTTGTTTTTAGCACTTACATTTAAGCTATTATCAGATAAAAGACCTGATATAACAAGCGGTATTTATGGATATGCAAGAGAAGACCTTGGTGACTATGTTGGATTTAATGCAGCATGGGGTTATTGGGTATCTGGTGCAGTTGGAAATGTTGCTTTTGCAATCTTACTAAATGATGCCCTTGGATTTTTCTACCCTGTTCTTAAAGAGCATGGATGGGAAACGATAGTATTATGCTTAGGTATGATCTGGTTCTTCTCCTTCATTGTGATGTTTGGTGTAGAGTTTGCTACAAAACTAAGCTCCTACTCTACAATCATTATCATGATTGCTCTCTCCGTCATTTTAGGCTGTTTAATATATGCTTTCGATTGGAATACATTTGTCGATTCATTCTTTGGAGAGAAGTATAACCTGCCATCTGTAGGCAAACAAATAAAGAGTACCATGATGGTAACGCTATGGTGTTTTATTGGTATTGAAGGTGCAGTGGTAATTTCAGACAGAGCTCAAAAGAAAAGCGATGTAGGTAGAGCAACAATGATTGGACTTGTTGGAGCGCTATTTATATATAGTGCAATATGCTTACTATCCTTCGGTATTATGACACAACCGGAACTATCAAAAGCAGTAAGTCCATCAGCTGGTTCTGTTTTAAAGGTTGCTGTAGGAAATTGGGGTAATGAATTTGTAAATATTGCCGTTATTTTATCTCTTCTTGTTTCTTGGTTAGCATGGACTGTTTTGGTTGCAGAAGTACCATATGCAGCATCTAAAGATGGGCTATTACCGAAATTTTTTGATAGAGAAAATCGACGTAAAGCACCAGTATCTTCATTAGTTATCACGGCTATTTTAATGACCATTGTTATGGGATTGGTATTTACGGCCTCTGATGTCTATCTCGCAGCAGTAAATATTGCATCTGTAATGATCATTCCTCCATATGTTCTCAGTTCACTTTATTTATGGGATGGAACAGAAAAGCACAAACTAACCTATAAAGATCATAAACGAAGAATTAAGGGGTTAATAATTGGTATTGGAGGAACTTTCTATGGGGTCTGGCTTCTTTACTCAGCAGGTATAAGCTACCTATTAATGTCTGCCATTTTCTATTTTATCGGTATCCCGTTCTACTATAGAGCAAAAAGAGAACACCTGAAGAGTGGTGTCCATATCTTTAATAATAAAGAACGTGTACTTGCCATTTTAATTATCATCGCAACCATTGTTGCTGTAAGTATGATGTTAGACGGAAAATTGACAACCTAA
- a CDS encoding AraC family transcriptional regulator, with translation MQYIYDDIQEYTQAFASRTMVNNHKFCLCSIKEYPSDNKQYYKRYKVPHYRTFFEIAIIENDSMQVQIGDTISYSSSSVIEVISPYQLFSMKPPVNLDLKNNNASSRIYTILFSASFLGKQIEDYEIQNQYPYFKLHTLPRYSLTKDELQSFKYLIRSMKEEPVIETKEYSKLLKSYLKLILLKISLITKNGDTKAIISRSEQITSQFESLLSKHTSPFLSIPEYASLMNISPAYLTESIKRATGKSAQTLLIDYKLLFAKSLIKQGKTSITEIADKIGFSDNSNFVKFFKRHTGTTPRRFRDL, from the coding sequence ATGCAATATATATATGATGACATTCAAGAATACACCCAAGCATTTGCTTCAAGAACAATGGTAAATAACCATAAATTTTGTCTATGTAGCATTAAGGAATATCCATCCGACAACAAACAGTATTACAAAAGATACAAGGTTCCCCATTACCGTACATTTTTTGAAATTGCAATTATTGAGAACGACAGCATGCAAGTTCAGATAGGCGACACAATCTCTTATTCCTCAAGTAGTGTTATAGAAGTCATTTCGCCATACCAATTGTTTTCCATGAAACCACCAGTAAACTTGGACCTGAAAAACAATAATGCTTCAAGTAGAATATATACAATATTATTTAGTGCCTCGTTTTTAGGCAAACAGATAGAAGACTATGAAATTCAAAACCAATACCCTTACTTCAAACTTCATACCCTACCCCGCTACTCATTGACAAAAGATGAATTACAATCATTCAAATATCTTATTAGATCGATGAAAGAAGAACCTGTAATTGAAACCAAAGAATACAGTAAGCTACTAAAAAGCTATTTGAAACTAATTCTACTCAAGATCTCACTGATTACAAAGAATGGTGATACTAAAGCTATCATAAGTAGGTCTGAACAAATTACATCCCAATTTGAATCACTGCTTTCCAAGCACACATCACCATTTCTATCTATTCCAGAATATGCCTCCTTAATGAATATTAGCCCAGCCTATCTTACAGAGTCTATAAAAAGAGCTACGGGAAAAAGTGCACAAACATTATTAATAGACTACAAACTTCTCTTTGCTAAATCTTTAATTAAACAAGGCAAAACATCCATTACTGAGATCGCGGATAAAATTGGTTTTAGTGACAATTCTAATTTTGTAAAATTTTTCAAAAGGCACACTGGCACAACACCACGTAGATTTAGAGACTTATAG
- a CDS encoding glycoside hydrolase family 3 C-terminal domain-containing protein — protein MTIKRNIVLILIFSCFLQVVQAKKKYPYQDPSLDVKTRVDDLLGRMTLDEKVAQLHQGSVSSKLEDEKVTEQVIKTTFGDKSIGTLASPFIHSENIAIVYNKVQRYLVEDTRLGIPALLIAETLHGHLAIGATVFPQSIAVGATWNTELTHKMGIAIAKEASSVGVKQALAPVLDLSKDQRYGRVEECYGEDPYLVSRMGVAYITGMQGNTPQAIGSQNVMCMAKHFAAYSVPNGGINLGPALIGERELRTYHLPSFEAAVKEAKVASIMPSYNELDGVPAHSNPFLLHDILRKEWGFDGFVFSDYEGIDMLHYFQKVAKDRKDAALQSIKAGVDLEAPNDDCYSNLKELIKENKVDISLIDRSVRRVLEAKFKAGLFENPYVDAKMVKKVMKQKKHVALSQSIAEEAVVLLKNKNNVLPLKSNNLKVALCGPNADKVQFGDYSYSKRKEDGVTLYEGLTNKLGTSQVLYTEGCDLTNQNRGGFDQAIANAAKSDVVVVAVGGTSAILSGIGWGGGTSDINTCGEGFDRATLGLPGVQLDLVKELKKAGKPVIVVMINGRGYSIPWLKENVDGIVEAWYPGEKGGDAIANILLGKVNPSGKLPVTLVRTAGHSPSNYNYKPSGHGYYHKPGTPQRPGRDYVFSSPAPLYAFGYGLSYTRFDINNLKITKQKYNQNDTIHFSVSVRNKGIMDGKEVIQVYVNDKYSSVTTPVQALKAFKKVAIKRGQSKTIEFSIPVSELHLINREMKKEVEAGEFEIQIGNSSDNILVRKNIEVL, from the coding sequence ATGACGATCAAAAGAAACATTGTTCTAATCCTAATCTTTTCTTGCTTTCTACAAGTTGTACAAGCGAAGAAGAAGTATCCTTATCAAGATCCATCATTAGATGTAAAAACTAGAGTTGATGACCTCTTAGGAAGGATGACTCTTGATGAAAAAGTAGCACAACTTCACCAAGGAAGTGTCTCCAGTAAATTGGAAGACGAAAAGGTGACTGAACAAGTGATAAAAACAACTTTTGGTGACAAGAGTATCGGAACTCTTGCGAGTCCCTTTATTCACTCAGAGAATATTGCAATTGTATATAATAAAGTTCAAAGATACTTGGTCGAAGACACAAGACTTGGAATCCCTGCACTATTAATTGCAGAGACACTACATGGACACCTTGCTATTGGGGCCACAGTATTTCCTCAGAGTATTGCGGTTGGAGCGACGTGGAATACAGAACTAACACATAAAATGGGTATTGCCATTGCAAAAGAAGCTAGTTCTGTTGGTGTAAAACAAGCACTTGCACCGGTTCTTGACCTTTCTAAAGATCAAAGATATGGTCGAGTAGAGGAGTGTTATGGAGAAGATCCATATTTAGTTTCAAGAATGGGAGTAGCATATATTACAGGAATGCAAGGAAATACACCACAAGCCATTGGCAGTCAAAATGTAATGTGTATGGCAAAACACTTTGCTGCATATTCTGTTCCCAATGGAGGTATAAACCTAGGGCCAGCACTCATTGGAGAACGTGAACTTCGCACATATCACCTTCCTTCATTCGAAGCAGCAGTAAAAGAAGCTAAAGTGGCATCAATTATGCCATCATACAATGAGTTAGATGGAGTTCCTGCCCACTCTAATCCTTTCTTATTACATGACATTCTTCGTAAAGAGTGGGGATTTGATGGATTTGTATTTTCAGATTACGAAGGAATTGACATGCTACACTATTTCCAGAAAGTAGCAAAAGATCGTAAAGATGCAGCACTACAAAGTATTAAAGCAGGGGTCGACCTTGAAGCCCCAAATGACGATTGCTACAGCAACCTGAAAGAACTTATAAAAGAAAACAAAGTAGATATTTCTTTAATAGATCGTTCTGTACGACGTGTTCTTGAGGCAAAGTTTAAAGCAGGATTATTTGAGAATCCTTATGTAGATGCTAAGATGGTAAAGAAGGTGATGAAACAGAAAAAACATGTCGCACTTTCTCAATCAATTGCTGAAGAAGCAGTGGTGCTATTAAAAAATAAAAACAACGTACTTCCTTTAAAATCCAACAACCTAAAAGTTGCTCTTTGTGGCCCAAATGCTGATAAAGTACAGTTTGGAGACTATAGTTACTCAAAAAGGAAAGAGGATGGTGTAACACTTTATGAAGGGCTAACCAATAAGCTAGGCACATCACAGGTTCTTTATACAGAAGGTTGTGATTTAACCAACCAAAACAGAGGTGGTTTTGATCAAGCCATTGCGAATGCTGCAAAGAGTGATGTCGTTGTAGTAGCTGTTGGAGGTACTTCAGCCATACTTTCTGGTATTGGATGGGGTGGTGGAACGTCCGACATCAATACATGTGGAGAAGGTTTTGACCGTGCAACATTAGGATTACCTGGAGTTCAGCTAGACCTAGTGAAAGAACTTAAAAAAGCAGGGAAACCAGTCATTGTTGTTATGATTAATGGTAGAGGGTATTCGATTCCTTGGTTAAAAGAAAATGTGGATGGTATCGTTGAAGCATGGTATCCAGGAGAAAAAGGGGGTGATGCAATTGCAAACATTCTTCTTGGAAAAGTAAATCCTTCTGGAAAACTTCCTGTTACACTTGTACGAACAGCTGGCCATTCACCATCAAATTACAATTATAAGCCTTCAGGACACGGTTACTACCATAAACCAGGAACTCCACAACGTCCAGGACGCGATTATGTATTTTCTTCACCAGCTCCATTATATGCATTTGGATATGGTCTAAGCTATACTCGTTTTGATATCAACAATCTAAAGATCACAAAACAGAAATATAATCAAAATGATACAATCCACTTTTCTGTTTCAGTTAGAAACAAAGGGATAATGGATGGAAAAGAGGTTATTCAGGTCTATGTAAACGATAAGTATAGCAGTGTAACGACTCCTGTTCAGGCATTAAAAGCATTTAAAAAAGTTGCCATCAAAAGAGGGCAATCGAAGACAATAGAATTCTCTATCCCCGTAAGTGAACTTCATTTGATCAATAGAGAGATGAAGAAAGAGGTGGAAGCTGGAGAGTTTGAAATTCAGATTGGCAATAGTTCAGATAATATTCTTGTTCGCAAAAATATTGAAGTACTATAG